The Antennarius striatus isolate MH-2024 chromosome 11, ASM4005453v1, whole genome shotgun sequence genome window below encodes:
- the hcrtr2 gene encoding orexin receptor type 2, whose protein sequence is MSGNTGNSDCEQCLFSAHETNSSEFHQHSTVDDDELLRYIWREYLHPKQYEWVLIVAYIVVFIVSLVGNSLVCFSVWKNRHMHTVTNYFIVNLSLADVLVTIICLPASLVVDITETWFFGNTLCKIVPYLQTISVSVSVLTLSCIAQDRWYAICHPLTFKSTAKRARKSIVAIWVVSCIIMIPQAIVMECSSLLPELTNKTSLFTVCDEHWAADIYPKVYHTCFFIVTYFAPLCLMVLAYIQICHKLWFQQIPGSTSVVQRKWRTIQCSASSSGQGQPVRVRTSTVCAEIKQVKARRKTARMLMVVLFVFALCYLPISVLNVMKRVFGAFKNTNDRETVYAWFTFSHWLIYANSAANPIIYNFLSGKFREEFKAAFSCHCHGQTQNRPTRTRTGASTESRKSVSTQVINIDNASRMSDQVA, encoded by the exons ATGTCTGGGAACACTGGGAATTCAGATTGCGagcagtgtttattttcagcacATGAGACCAACAGCTCTGAGTTCCACCAGCACTCCACTGTGGATGACGACGAACTTCTGAGATACATCTGGAGAGAGTACTTACACCCCAAGCAGTACGAATGGGTCCTGATCGTGGCTTACATTGTTGTGTTCATCGTTTCACTCGTGGGAAACTCGCTTG tttgtttttcagtatGGAAAAACCGTCATATGCACACAGTTACCAACTATTTCATAGTGAATCTCTCCTTGGCTGATGTGTTGGTCACCATCATCTGCCTGCCTGCGAGTCTGGTGGTGGACATCACAGAGACATGGTTCTTTGGAAACACACTATGTAAAATTGTACCATATTTACAG accatctctgtttctgtgtcaGTGCTAACATTGAGCTGCATTGCACAAGACCGTTGGTATGCTATCTGCCACCCATTGACATTCAAGAGCACAGCCAAGAGGGCCCGCAAGAGCATTGTTGCCATCTGGGTTGTGTCGTGCATTATCATGATTCCTCAAGCTATTGTGATGGAATGCAGCAGCCTGCTGCCGGAACTAACAAACAAGACCAGTCTGTTTACTGTGTGCGATGAGCATTGGGCAG CTGATATCTACCCAAAGGTGTACCATACCTGTTTTTTCATTGTCACATACTTTGCACCACTTTGTCTCATGGTCCTGGCATATATCCAGATATGCCACAAGCTATGGTTTCAACAG ATTCCTGGAAGCACATCAGTGGTGCAGAGAAAGTGGAGGACCATACAGTGTTCAGCTTCATCTTCTGGACAGGGACAACCTGTGAGAGTCAGGACCAGCACAGTTTGCGCTGAGATAAAGCAGGTCAAAGCCCGTCGCAAGACCGCTCGTATGTTGATGGTGGTCCTCTTTGTTTTTGCCCTGTGCTACCTGCCGATCAGTGTCCTCAATGTCATGAAAAG AGTCTTTGGGGCTTTCAAGAACACAAATGACAGAGAGACAGTATATGCATGGTTCACTTTCTCGCACTGGCTCATATATGCCAACAGTGCAGCAAATCCCATCATCTACAATTTCCTCAGTG GGAAGTTCCGTGAGGAATTCAAAGCAGCCTTTTCTTGCCACTGTCACGGCCAAACACAGAACCGACCAACAAGGACAAGGACTGGAGCGAGCACAGAGAGCCGGAAATCTGTGTCAACTCAAGTTATCAACATAGACAATGCGTCACGTATGTCAGACCAGGTGGCATAG